The nucleotide window CTGGATAGCGAAGGCCATGACCGAATTATAGCTGCAATTATCTGTTCGCAATCCTGCTGAAAGTTCAAGTCGATCGCGAAAAAAGCCGCGGCTCACTTGAGCGAATAAGCCCCATTTATGAAGCAGCAAATGTGAGTTGTAATCAATCGTCACTAAATCAATCGAACCGGGGTATGAGATCTCCTGAGTAGTCTGGTTGGTATATCGGGCATATTCATAACTTAATCCGTAGTTATATTTCCACGCTCCTTTTCTTCCGCTTACTTCAAGCCGAAATTTATTTTCTGCTTCGGTAGAGTTGTAGTCAAATCGTTTGGGATTATCTGGGTTATTGTTTTCATATTTATAGGCATGGTTGCCGAGCATGTTTCGACTCAGAATTAAATTGAGATAAGATTCCTTGAAGTAATGAGTGTATTTAGCTCCGACGGAATAATTCCATTGACTTTGCTCCGGAAGAATATTGAGCAGATATCGTTGCTCCTGACTTTTGTTGGCAGACAGATTCAGTTTGAAACGATCATCAGCACCCAATCCAAGCAGGATTAATTCATTTTGTTGGTTAAACTTGATTTTGATTTTGTATTGAGCATCCAGATAGGATGGTAAAAACGGCAACTTCAACAATTTGAACAAACCTTGCAGATAAGAATATCGTACAGAGGCTAGCATGGTGGCAGATTCCACTCCTTTATGTTTATTCTGGTTCTCTCCGGTCTGTTGTTTCACTTTTTTAATAGGTCCCTCCACCGAAAGTGCAAACTCACTGGATCCCATCGTCAAGTTGAAACCAAACCGGTCGTCCGTCCTTCACGCATCCGGATATCCAATATTGAACTCAAGGCGTTGCCTCTTGAGGCTGGAAATGCACCAGAATAAAAATTCACTTCACGAATAAAATCTACATTGATGAGCCCGACTGGTCCGCCGCTGGCACCTTGCGTGGCGAAGTGATTGATGTTTGGAATTTCAATGCCATCTATGTAAAATCGGTTTTCTGAGGGGAGCCTCCTCGTACTAGTATATCATTCCGGAAAGAGGCCGTATAGCCAACACCCGGCAAGGATTGGATTACACGGGAAATATCCCGGTTCCCTCCAGGAGCTCGCTGAATTTCATTAGAGCTAATTGTGCGAACTGATATTGGGCTTTCAGCCTGTTTAGAAAATGGGGCTGCTTTAACAACGACCTCATTCAATTCTTTTGCTGTAGGCTCCAGTTCTACAACAATTACGGATGGTTTGGCGCGGGTGACTTCAATTTCAAATATGGTCTTTGTAATAAAACCAATACTGCTTATCCGAATATTGTATATACCGGGGACAATATCCTTCATTTCAAAATTCCCCTTTCATCAGAGATAGCGCCGGTAGTGGTCCCTTCTAATATCACATTTGCAAATTCGACAGGTATATCACTTCCGGCCTCAGCGATATGGCCTTTTAATGTACCGGCTTGTGCCATTATCGGCTGTGCCGAGCTAATCAGTAAAATGGGCAATCCGATAGCGAAGCGTAGGAATTTGGATGAAAGGATTGCCATAAAGTATAGATAGTTCCGATTTGGAATACGGTGGAGTTATTCCAAATATTCTTTTCTGTAAATTTTCAGAAGCAGGATAAAATACGAAATCAGCAGGGGGCCGAATATAATACCAACCAGTCCGAACACTTGTAATCCAAAGAGGACTCCAAAAAAAGTAATGAGCGGATGGACATCTCCCAACTTTTTCTGTACTACGAATCGAAACACATTGTCAATATTGGTGATCACAATCGCTCCATACAAGCCTATCGCGATGCCCTGTACGGGGTGTCCGGAGGCGTATAGAAAGATAGTGAGTGGTATCCATACAACTGCGGTGCCAACTAAAGGCAGTACGCTCATCAGTCCGGTGATAATTCCCCAGAAGAATGGTTCCGGCAACCCAATGACCCAATAACCTATCCAAGCAGTGAAAGCCTGTAGTGTAGCCAGAATAGGTATGCCAATGGTGTTGGACAAAGTTTGGCTTTTCAATTCCGTCAATAATAGTTGATCGTTGCCATCCTTAAAGGGCAAGTTGTCTCGCACTATACGCTCAAATTTTTCCGCGTTGATGAGCATGAAATACAGAAGAAAATATAAAATAAAAATATCTGCCATAGCACCTGCAGTGGCTGATACTAGCCCTGGCAATGCCTTCGCCGCGATTTCGCTAAGTTTCGCTACAGTTTCTCCAGAAAGTAAATTCATTCCCCAATATTGCTGAGCCTGATTCGCCCACGATACTATCAGTTGAAGTATCTCTTCGTAATGATGGATAATGTAGCCCACCCTGTCGGACAACATGAGGGATACCAGAAGTACCGGAAGAACGAGTACGAGAAACGAAAGCAAAATCAACAAGGTGCTATTGAGATAAATATTCCACTTCCATTTTATCTTCCGGTTAAGATAAAAAAACGGCCGCCGGAGTAGGATATAGAAAACAATGGCTCCCAGAAAGGCGGGGAGAAAAATATTCAAAAACCAGAAGAGGAGAATGGCCAATGCCGAAAGAACTAAAAGGAATCCGGCTTGCTTGAGTTGGTCGTGATTTAGGCGCATTTGGAATCTGATTTCTTAATTTTAGTACCGTTTATATTTTTTAATGACTTCGTATTTTCTGCCCAAATCTAATTTGATAGAATACAAGCCGATATCAAAAAAATCTTCGGTATTGACCGTAATCTTTTCATGATTCTTATATATCAGAACCGATTGGAAGAAAACGAGTTCATCAAGGGTATTCATAATTTTAATTTTCACCGGATGTATCTGGTCATCATAAACCTTAAACTCAAAAGTCAGGATTTCGTGAAACGGCTCTGGATAAACCTGTACTAATTCTATTTGAGATGAGTCTGACTCCGCGGCGGCTTGTGCTGGAATGAGAGAAGAAAAAAGAGCGACAAGAATCAAGATATATTTCATAGTCATTGGTTTAATCTTAAGTTGGACTATACCTATCTGTAAAGGTAATTCGTTTAGGAGAGAAACGAAATTTATTTAACTCAAGATTAGATAACCATTGTACAATGTCAATTCCTAACTACAATGGTAGAGCGAGAGCCGGAGGCTGTGCGAAGCACACAGTAATTGACGCCGAAAGATAAATGATGAACATCAACCGGTATGGTATGTCTTCCTTTTTCAAGTAAGCTATTACGACGCCACACTTCCCGGCCTAAAATATCAACGAAAGAGATTGAAATATTTTGCGAACATTCCAGCTCGAAGACAAGCAAGACACTTTCACCCTGACTGGGATTGGGATAAATATTTAAAGATGCGATTCCAGTTTCGGATGACACTTCGGTTACAGTCGTTGCCAAATCTTGCTGACAAGGGACGGTATCGTATGGATTTATACTAAATCCTGACTGGCAGTCATTACACAAAATACCCCGCAGAAAGCAGCTTGATTTTTCCACTAATTGATCTTGAGGAAAGGAGCAGTGGCTACCAGAGCCTGCTACTTCATATAACTTGCTACATACACCCAGCGATTGTGTTTTTTGGTGCACCAAACTTGATCCCATAGCCCCAAAGAAACTATAGCAGGTACCGGTACAGTTCAGTAATAAATTCTTTTTATAAGGGACTAAACAATCCTTTTCATCATGAAAAGATATGGTGGGTAAGACCTCCTCTGCACCTATAATGGAGGTATCAGTGAGCGCACCACAACTATTAATAATACCGCGTAAATGATAGCCTTGCGGATCGACATTCCCGGATGAATCAATCGGTCCTAAGACTGAATGAAGCCCAACGTCAAACGAATCTGCCTCTGTTTGATTGATGTATGCGGTGAGCAATGCGGTGATCGAACCGGCGCTTTCTCCCGATATGAAAAAGTAATCAGAGTCAATACCATATTCGGCTGCATGTGTATTGAGAAAGCGCAATGAAGCTCTGGCATCCTGTACCGCTTCATAGGCTGCTATCTTAAGGCCGGCACCGTCGTTGCACCAACATAAGGCAGCGGCTGCAGTCGTAGCACATGCCCAGCCCATACGGTAGTTTACGCTAGCCGTAACATAGCCTCTTTGAGCCCATTGAGTACACTTGTAATTTCCGCTGTTTTTATCACCTTCTAAGAATCCGCCGCCGTGTATGTAAAGAATGAATGGCCGTTTGGGTAATAGATCTACTTCCATTTTTGGATAATAAATATCCATCTTCAAATCTTCATTTACCTTCGTGTACTGGTTGTAGGCATTGCCATAAACAACATTTTGTTGAACTGCTATTTCACTTGTATCGAAATAGGTTGCTTCGCCAAATCGGTTGGGGATACAATAGTTTGATTGAGAAAAACATAAGGACGACAACAGAAAAATCAACGAGGAAGTGAGCAGAAATCTCATGGACAACGATTTGGTATAGTGATTTGAAGCTAAGATTTTAAAAAGTCTTTGCCTTTTTCGGTGAAAAACAATTTGATAATAAATATAAACCCTCCCAGTACTTGTAAGGACATGGCGCTAAGTAAAGCGGTGTTAGCATAAGGCCAGTGCATCATTTTGAAGAGCGCACCAATTACCGCCAGCATGCTGCCCACCAGAAAAATAATGACCGCATATTTATTTTTCATATCCTTCTAAGGTGGTGAGTAAAGAAGCTATAACAGTATTGCTACCGGATTTTCAATCACACTTTTTAGGGTTTGCAAAAACTTGGAGCCAACAGCCCCGTCCACCGCGCGGTGATCACAACTGAGTGTTACCTTCATTCGGCTACCAATTTTTATTGCTCCATTAACTACCGTTGGTTCCTGACGAATCGCGCCTACCGCTAGAATACAAGCATCGGGCGGATTGATAATCGCAGTAAATTCTTCAATGCCGAACATGCCGAGATTAGAAATGGTGAAGGTGTTGCCCTCCATTTCTTGGGGTTGAAGCTTTTTGGTTGTCGCTTTTTCTGCCAATGATTTCGCCTCTACAGAAATTTGTTGAACCGTTTTGCCGTCGGCAAATTTAATTACCGGT belongs to Bacteroidota bacterium and includes:
- a CDS encoding AI-2E family transporter; translation: MRLNHDQLKQAGFLLVLSALAILLFWFLNIFLPAFLGAIVFYILLRRPFFYLNRKIKWKWNIYLNSTLLILLSFLVLVLPVLLVSLMLSDRVGYIIHHYEEILQLIVSWANQAQQYWGMNLLSGETVAKLSEIAAKALPGLVSATAGAMADIFILYFLLYFMLINAEKFERIVRDNLPFKDGNDQLLLTELKSQTLSNTIGIPILATLQAFTAWIGYWVIGLPEPFFWGIITGLMSVLPLVGTAVVWIPLTIFLYASGHPVQGIAIGLYGAIVITNIDNVFRFVVQKKLGDVHPLITFFGVLFGLQVFGLVGIIFGPLLISYFILLLKIYRKEYLE
- a CDS encoding carboxylesterase family protein; this translates as MRFLLTSSLIFLLSSLCFSQSNYCIPNRFGEATYFDTSEIAVQQNVVYGNAYNQYTKVNEDLKMDIYYPKMEVDLLPKRPFILYIHGGGFLEGDKNSGNYKCTQWAQRGYVTASVNYRMGWACATTAAAALCWCNDGAGLKIAAYEAVQDARASLRFLNTHAAEYGIDSDYFFISGESAGSITALLTAYINQTEADSFDVGLHSVLGPIDSSGNVDPQGYHLRGIINSCGALTDTSIIGAEEVLPTISFHDEKDCLVPYKKNLLLNCTGTCYSFFGAMGSSLVHQKTQSLGVCSKLYEVAGSGSHCSFPQDQLVEKSSCFLRGILCNDCQSGFSINPYDTVPCQQDLATTVTEVSSETGIASLNIYPNPSQGESVLLVFELECSQNISISFVDILGREVWRRNSLLEKGRHTIPVDVHHLSFGVNYCVLRTASGSRSTIVVRN
- a CDS encoding gliding motility protein GldL produces the protein MKNKYAVIIFLVGSMLAVIGALFKMMHWPYANTALLSAMSLQVLGGFIFIIKLFFTEKGKDFLKS